A window of Coregonus clupeaformis isolate EN_2021a chromosome 28, ASM2061545v1, whole genome shotgun sequence contains these coding sequences:
- the LOC121542553 gene encoding uncharacterized protein LOC121542553, which yields MVGRIVNHNNLHYLESKWQMFNPTHSNGHARGNFYEHSRGHSNECSRGCSRGGSSIRSRGGSSGHSRGGSSRRSRGGSSGHSRGGSSGRSRAHSSRSPRLNFQTKHVNHSQTTTNSSPDIQNANITPTIPVVNNEHSVTTLGRRAGPVRDSTSLVELPSTGGTESGVVDFKAAQVTNADPHGILGHSVPSQAITQQTDNLPGNAALVSHTQTSATPEQQHDPSPSPNPLTETPQNKPPHKHKISLNEIQDWLQSVLRSKNGPVNGNNSTQDPSQSQQSSTEKMDVLQAGKTHRHLNTKDDQARPPKWFSAVDSTVRLEIKSTPRCMTLTAVATAPPPVAIVPPMGLQKSPEPMETENAGNEVPFKILQAWSITEQQAESLWERAKDDASSRSVLNETVQVESVMECDKPVDACATSSLASTGEDNDEVLQVNPQMDKSSPSPFVHTNPQATDIVRICGTQTIVDVSSNGADERTLDLSTIDEVQFKLSTLQQLVNYLESAATITEAKDGCLEAILEMYWGGDTSNLLKALKDKRDEEIMQDVTAWATEDEKAVVFFAVNGISLGEVVKNFPIPAHVDSSSQVGYRSSWLNVNEKLYDIDKESGRAWSLWFIPDKAEESSKVVGGVKMDDTFHSKMESVDLPARQPVEAEATDSDLATNTALMMDADPPTDTDLPKDADSETEPPSPMILTVLTSEDAVRLFCQIENGTDLQLGSHEPCSENKDKTQTKQLENIVCGSLDKSCYCPCIIETDNGFEIGLCSSCQREKGLQQATSCITIAHCFTLSDTNDNSDQETEEVPKDSGGKATVDNQCRDMKQIQSTEEEGDDNQSSDNKTEGEMQQCTTVVPITDFFLWSDTSEDSDQETEETPNEQHAQIEAHASNVKRTEPETDAKAPCESAQEHTTQSKVSPGSDDRERRQEKDQDCRTSTSPLRKVENPSKLRADFVSDFVTQYKTCKSKKKIYVYVEQEKTLHPTLPDRQKPRKSNGRAERGRSPSQPPKSAGVKATVNNQRRDKKPHASHKRRHSTESDENRCKDKKKASSTEKGCEGSQSRDKKPPKRRHSTEKESENNQSRDKKRRPSIENVGEGSQSRDKMSQKRRTSTETEGRNFGDSKKLQCQLVERERDSCSGNAPLCPGVKTLHVQGSSSTTVSLKLSINVPKKPSTNSSPSKHTEEVPKRTMEQPKTKALNQTSRHRSPAKSVSPVVKERQRNGVKHKQKIKHLTVRLEKLSLSKHLVRKGSPPSLKTEEGSPPRQKRVEDRGDPGGLGVKVSKNPDSSMKLKHKQKLTKILEVLNRNEKGRISKSECENDSPPLKPKLPRIPTLLRTPEVSKDGNEGENREETSPSSSPESQTLNKPARVAHKLKPFIKPTSSNVYSQGSHVCPNPARVSPPHGKGHFGAKVSVRQKVFSDWESSFFPTPTPRIHRRSGCPPEEVEAPQASPRSSSETRIIRLILQRVDAPPKPKRNISFALNPRKVHYFKPLEYENDVMFNRSYMDAEDAQRSDEEEEDSPVNYQNTKEQPPIREEKRQDIGELKPGPSGACEKSFKKKREMHEPAAILMKKSVVQANHLDEVSPS from the coding sequence ATGGTTGGTCGGATAGTGAATCATAACAATCTCCATTACTTGGAAAGCAAATGGCAGATGTTCAATCCCACCCATTCCAATGGACATGCTAGAGGTAATTTTTATGAACATTCAAGGGGACATTCTAATGAATGCTCAAGAGGATGTTCTAGGGGTGGCTCTAGTATACGGTCTAGGGGTGGCTCTAGTGGACATTCTAGGGGTGGGTCTAGTAGACGTTCTAGGGGTGGGTCTAGTGGACATTCTAGGGGTGGGTCTAGTGGACGTTCTAGGGCCCATTCCAGCAGGTCTCCCAGGCTGAACTTCCAGACTAAGCATGTCAATCATTCTCAAACTACGACCAACAGTTCTCCAGACATTCAGAACGCCAACATCACTCCAACTATTCCTGTGGTCAACAACGAACACAGTGTAACAACATTAGGACGAAGAGCAGGTCCTGTGAGAGATTCTACATCACTTGTGGAACTCCCTTCCACGGGAGGTACAGAATCTGGTGTTGTTGACTTTAAAGCAGCCCAGGTAACAAATGCAGACCCCCATGGTATACTAGGACATAGTGTTCCTTCTCAAGCCATAACACAACAAACCGATAATCTTCCTGGCAATGCTGCTCTGGTTTCTCACACCCAGACCTCTGCCACCCCTGAACAGCAACAtgatccctctccttctcccaatCCTCTCACTGAGACACCTCAGAACAAACCTCCTCATAAACATAAGATCTCACTTAATGAAATACAGGACTGGCTCCAGAGTGTTTTAAGATCTAAAAATGGACCCGTAAATGGGAACAACTCAACACAAGACCCCTCTCAGTCCCAACAATCCAGCACAGAGAAGATGGATGTTTTACAAGCAGGCAAAACGCACCGGCATCTAAACACCAAAGACGACCAGGCGAGGCCCCCTAAGTGGTTTAGTGCTGTGGACTCCACTGTACGGCTAGAGATTAAGTCCACCCCCAGGTGTATGACCCTGACGGCAGTCGCCACCGCTCCGCCCCCCGTGGCTATCGTCCCTCCAATGGGTCTACAGAAGTCCCCAGAGCCCATGGAGACAGAGAATGCAGGCAATGAGGTGCCATTTAAGATTTTACAGGCCTGGTCCATTACCGAACAACAGGCGGAAAGCCTGTGGGAAAGAGCTAAAGATGATGCAAGTTCTCGATCTGTCCTAAATGAGACTGTTCAAGTTGAGAGTGTTATGGAGTGTGATAAGCCAGTAGATGCATGTGCAACAAGTTCACTGGCATCTACTGGAGAGGACAATGATGAGGTCCTTCAGGTCAATCCACAGATGGACAAGAGTTCACCTTCACCATTTGTCCACACCAACCCTCAGGCAACTGATATTGTACGCATTTGTGGTACCCAGACAATTGTGGACGTTAGCTCTAATGGCGCAGATGAGAGAACTCTTGATTTGTCCACAATTGATGAAGTTCAGTTCAAATTAAGTACGCTGCAGCAACTGGTTAATTATCTGGAGAGTGCAGCAACAATCACAGAGGCAAAGGATGGTTGTCTAGAGGCCATATTGGAGATGTATTGGGGTGGGGATACCTCTAACCTGTTAAAAGCTTTAAAAGATAAAAGGGATGAGGAAATCATGCAGGATGTGACTGCCTGGGCCACAGAGGATGAGAAGGCAGTGGTTTTCTTTGCAGTCAATGGTATATCACTGGGGGAAGTCGTCAAGAACTTTCCCATTCCAGCACATGTTGACAGCTCTTCCCAAGTGGGTTACAGGTCATCATGGTTAAATGTCAACGAGAAGCTGTATGACATAGACAAAGAATCTGGAAGAGCTTGGTCTCTGTGGTTTATACCAGATAAAGCAGAGGAGAGTTCCAAAGTGGTTGGGGGAGTAAAAATGGATGACACCTTCCACAGCAAGATGGAGTCTGTGGACTTGCCTGCACGACAACCTGTTGAAGCAGAAGCAACAGACTCAGACCTCGCAACAAACACAGCCCTCATGATGGACGCAGACCCCCCAACAGACACAGACCTCCCAAAAGACGCAGACTCAGAGACAGAACCCCCTTCCCCAATGATTTTGACCGTCCTCACATCAGAGGATGCTGTGAGACTGTTTTGCCAGATCGAAAATGGCACTGACCTCCAACTCGGGTCCCATGAACCATGCTCTGAAAACAAAGATAAGACCCAGACAAAGCAACTAGAGAATATAGTCTGTGGCAGCTTAGATAAGTCCTGCTACTGTCCTTGTATTATTGAAACTGACAATGGGTTTGAAATTGGCCTATGTTCCAGttgtcagagagagaaaggattgcAGCAAGCTACAAGCTGCATAACAATCGCTCACTGCTTTACCTTGTCAGATACAAATGACAATTCAGATCAGGAGACAGAAGAGGTCCCTAAGGACTCTGGGGGGAAGGCAACTGTGGACAATCAATGCAGAGACATGAAGCAGATACAATCAACTGAAGAAGAGGGTGATGACAATCAATCCAGTGACAATAAAACAGAGGGAGAAATGCAGCAATGTACAACCGTCGTACCGATCACTGACTTTTTTCTCTGGTCAGATACAAGTGAGGATTCagatcaggagacagaggagacccCTAATGAACAACATGCTCAGATTGAGGCTCATGCTTCTAATGTTAAAAGGACAGAGCCTGAAACTGATGCCAAAGCACCATGTGAGTCAGCCCAAGAACATACTACCCAAAGCAAAGTCAGTCCTGGTTCTGATGATAGGGAAAGACGGCAAGAGAAGGACCAAGACTGTAGGACGAGTACATCACCACTTCGCAAGGTTGAGAACCCCTCTAAGTTAAGAGCTGACTTTGTTTCTGACTTTGTCACCCAATACAAAACCTGCAAGtcaaagaaaaaaatatatgtatatgtagAACAGGAGAAAACCCTCCATCCAACGTTACCTGATAGACAAAAGCCCAGGAAAAGCAATGGGAGAGCAGAGAGGGGACGGTCACCATCCCAACCCCCTAAGAGCGCTGGGGTGAAGGCAACTGTGAATAATCAACGCAGGGACAAGAAGCCACATGCGTCGCACAAGAGAAGACATTCGACTGAGAGTGATGAAAATCGATGCAAAGACAAGAAGAAGGCATCATCAACTGAAAAAGGGTGTGAGGGCAGTCAATCCAGGGACAAGAAGCCACCGAAGAGGAGACATTCAactgagaaagagagtgagaataATCAAAGTAGGGACAAGAAGAGGAGAccttcaattgaaaatgtgggtGAGGGCAGTCAATCTAGGGACAAGATGTCACAGAAGAGGAGAACTTCAACTGAAACTGAAGGCAGGAACTTTGGTGACTCCAAAAAGTTGCAGTGCCAGttggtggaaagagagagggacagctgCAGTGGAAACGCACCGCTGTGCCCTGGGGTGAAAACCCTCCATGTGCAGGGATCCTCAAGTACCACCGTTTCTCTCAAACTCTCCATAAACGTCCCCAAAAAGCCTTCCACAAACAGCTCACCCTCCAAACATACTGAGGAAGTCCCCAAAAGGACAATGGAACAGCCAAAGACTAAAGCCCTGAACCAAACTAGCAGACACCGCTCCCCTGCAAAGTCAGTGTCTCCTGTTGtcaaagagaggcagaggaacgGCGTCAAACACAAGCAAAAAATTAAACACCTAACAGTCAGATTGGAAAAGCTGTCCTTATCCAAACATCTTGTCAGGAAAGGTTCTCCACCAAGCCTGAAGACAGAGGAAGGTTCCCCACCAAGGCAGAAGAGGGTGGAGGATAGAGGAGACCCTGGGGGTTTAGGGGTAAAGGTTTCTAAGAATCCTGACTCGTCCATGAAACTTAAACATAAACAGAAGTTGACAAAGATTCTGGAGGTGTTGAATAGGAATGAGAAAGGAAGGATTTCAAAAAGCGAGTGTGAGAATGACTCGCCGCCCCTCAAGCCAAAGCTGCCAAGGATTCCCACGCTTCTGAGGACTCCAGAGGTTTCAAAGGATGGGAatgagggagagaacagagaagagacaTCTCCCAGTTCTTCACCTGAATCACAAACGCTGAACAAACCTGCAAGAGTGGCACACAAGCTGAAACCTTTTATCAAGCCTACCAGTTCCAATGTTTATAGCCAAGGTAGTCATGTTTGCCCTAATCCGGCCAGGGTATCTCCACCACATGGCAAAGGACATTTTGGGGCAAAAGTCTCAGTGAGGCAGAAGGTGTTCTCTGATTGGGAGAGCAGCTTTTTCCCGACTCCAACCCCCCGGATTCACAGACGATCAGGGTGTCCTCCAGAGGAAGTGGAAGCTCCACAGGCCAGTCCCAGGTCCAGCTCGGAGACCAGGATCATCCGACTCATTCTACAACGTGTCGATGCTCCGCCAAAACCGAAGCGGAACATCAGCTTTGCTTTGAATCCAAGGAAGGTGCACTACTTCAAGCCCCTTGAATATGAAAATGACGTCATGTTCAACAGGTCTTACATGGATGCTGAAGATGCACAGCGTTCTGACGAGGAAGAGGAAGATTCTCCTGTGAACTACCAGAACACGAAGGAACAGCCCCCTATTAGGGAAGAGAAGCGACAAGATATAGGGGAGCTGAAGCCTGGACCAAGCGGTGCATGTGAAAAGAGCTTCAAAAAGAAGCGTGAAATGCATGAGCCTGCTGCCATTTTGATGAAGAAGAGCGTTGTTCAGGCAAACCATTTGGATGAAGTCTCTCCTTCATGA